AGCGCATCTCGATCATTGCCTGCGGCACGGCCTTCTATGCCGGTCTGGTGGGCGAGTACCTGATCGAGCAGCTGGCGCGCATTCCCGTGGAGTGCGACGTGGCCAGCGAATACCGCTACCGCGACCCCCTGGTCTCCGAGCACACCCTGGCGATTGTGGTCAGCCAGAGCGGCGAAACCATTGACACCCTCGAAGCCCTGCGCGAGGCCAAGAAGTTTGGCGCCCGGACCCTGGGCGTGATCAACGCCAAGGGCAGCTCCATGACCCGCGAGCTGGACGACACCCTGTACATCCACGCGGGCCCGGAAATCGGCGTGGCGAGCACTAAGGCGTATACCAGCATGGTCAGCGCCTTCCTGCTGCTGGCGCTGTGGCTGGGCCGGGCGCGTGGCACCCTGAGCGCCGAGCAGGGCGCTGAACTGCTGCACGCCGCCCGCGAACTGCCCCGCCTGGTGGAAGAGGCCCTGGCCCCTGAGCGCGTGGCCCGCATCCAGGCAGTGGCCGAGAAGTACGCCATGGCCCGCGACTACCTGTTCCTGGGGCGCGGCGTGAACAGCCCCACCGCGTTTGAGGGCGCGCTGAAGCTCAAGGAGATCAGCTATATCCATGCCGAGGCCTACGCCGCCGGGGAAATGAAGCACGGGCCCATCGCCCTGATTGACGAGCATATGCCCGTGGCCGTGATTGCCACCGAAAGCCGCCTGCTGGAAAAGACGATTTCCAACGTGCAGGAGGTGCGCGCCCGCGCCGGCAAGGTGATTCTGTTCCTCAGTGACGGCGACACGGAAAACGCCCGCCACGGCGACGACGTGATCTACGTGCCCCGCGCCCACGAGATGGTGAGCCCGGTGGTGAACGCCATTGCCATGCAGCTGCTGGCCTACTTCACCGCCACCGCGCTGGGCAAGGACGTGGACAAGCCCCGCAACCTCGCCAAGAGCGTGACGGTGGAGTAAGGGCCTGTTCCTGCCTGGACCGTGAGAATCACAGCACGCCTGGAGGCAATGCCCCAGGCGTGTTGTGCTGTTTATCCAGCAGGCAGGATTTCCCCGCGTACCTCTGCATTCAGGAGCCGGGCGGTGCTCCCAGCCCGGCCTCTTCCCGCAGGTCCCGGCCGCCCCACGGGCCGCGAAGATCCAGCACGGCGAAGCGGGCGAACAGTTCCTCGCGGTACCACCCTTCGCGGTGGGTGCGGGCCATCACCTCGCGGTGCGCCGCGCCGCCGTAGGCAAAGGCCTTCATGGCCTCCGTGCTGCGCCACAGGCTGAAGGTGGCCTGATGCAGCAGCGGCACCTCGCCCATGCCCACAGCGGCGATCAGGCCTGGCATGCGGTCCAACTGGTGCTGCGAGGCCGGCACTGCCCGCCAGAACCGCACCAGCCGCGTGGGCCGAATGGCCGCGCGGGTCAGCACCGCCACTGGGCCGCTGGGGTCCGCCGCCGGGGCAGCCTGGCCTTCAAAGGGCTCGGTGCCGCCCCAGCGCCCGCGCCACCGCTCGGGGCGCAGCACAGCGGTGCAGCTCTCGGCCGCCTGCGCGCGTTCCTGGGCCCGCCAGTCGCTGGCTTCAAAGGCCTCCAGCGCCGCCCAGGACGACCACACCGCGAAGCGCGCCCAGCGCCGCAGGTCGGCACTCAGGGTCAGGGCGCTGCCCTGGCCGGTGCCCAGCAGGCGGTAAAAGCGCAGGCCCGGCACCTGCCGCAGATGCCCGTGGTCTGACCCCATGCGCGACAGCCCCTGCCGCACAGCGCGCGGGGCGTAGGTGTTCAGGGTAAGGGTGGCCACCTGCGCGGCGGCTGGCCCTGGGGGGTGCGTGGCCATGCCGGGCGCTCCTTGGGGGAATGAACTGCCCTTCAGGATAGAGAAATGTGCGGGCAGAACCCCAGGTTTCATACGGATTGCGTTCATGTCCGGGCCAGTCAGGACAGAGCTGGGGGAACGCCGTCTCTTTTTTCCTTGTTGCGGCCAGACACCGGCAGACCATAAGGAAAACGCGCGCTGCGAGGCGCTGCCCTGGCGCCCATTTGCAGGGCTGGGGTCTCCAGGGCCCTGCCGCTGGAGGGCCTGAAAGAGCCGCGCTCTGGGCTATATGCGCGCTTTATGCTGGGCCCAGCATGACAACAGGTATCCCCCGCATGGTGACCGGCCCTCTTCGGGAGGGCGCGCAGATCGTGGAGGTCTACAACGATGGTTTAGTGGTCTTCGTCTATGACGAGGCCAACGAGGCGCGTCTGCAGCAGGCGGACCCGGGCATCATCTGGGGCCACGGCGACGAGGCAGAAGACAACGCCCACCCCAGCACCCGCGCCATGCTGGAGGAAGGCGCCTTTCTGGTGTACACCCTGGCCACTGACAACCCGGTGTGCGCCGAGCTGCTGGTGGGCGCACCCCTGAGCGCCGATGAGCTGGCCCAGGGCCGCTGGCACCCGCCCCAGCGCGCCCGGCTCCGTGTGCCCAGCGGGCGCCTGTGGGTGCATTCCTACAACTCGTTGCCCATTGGCGATGGCCCGCTGGATTCCGGCTCCTGCGTCGAGGTGCCGCCGGGCGAATACGTGGCGACCCTGTACCGCAAGGACTGGGGGGCCATGGAAGAGGCGGGCCTCGTGAATCTGGAAGACCTTGAACAGGAGCACGGGGAGATCCGGGTGGTGAACGAGGTGCTGGTGCTCACGCCAGCAGGCGAGGCGGCTGCGCTGACGGAGCCGCCCTCCATCCTCTTCTACGAGGAATAAAGGCGGCGAGGCCGGGCCACTGACCCCGGCGCGCCTCTTGGCCAGCAGAAGGAGCCGAAGCGCCCGCACGCTTCGGCTCCTTTTCTGTTCTCTACAGCTTTTCTTGCTCAGAACCCAGCCAGATCCGAGGCCACGGCGTTGTTCGGCATGTTGTACACGCCCCAGGTTTCCTGGTCCATGAAGTTGTCGGGCAGGTAGGCGTAGCCGCCGTCCCCAAAGCCGCAGCTCCA
This genomic stretch from Deinococcus aquaedulcis harbors:
- the glmS gene encoding glutamine--fructose-6-phosphate transaminase (isomerizing), whose protein sequence is MCGIVGYIGPRQAQDVLISGLAKLEYRGYDSAGIAVCSGERIDVKKKAGKLANLNTLLEGQPLTGTLGIGHTRWATHGLPNDTNAHPHATEDGRIVIIHNGIIENYLSLKEGLMSRGHEFKSETDSEVLAHLIEEAYSGNLEEAVRAALSQVRGAYGIVVTHVDHREIVAARTVSPLVMGVGEGEMFLASDVPALLAYTRNMVFLHDGDMVVLSDDGFRVTDLAGTPQQRTIEHIEWDAEAAEKGGYDTYMLKEIYEQPQALTNTLIGRLHDETGEVNLDINLDPSSFKRISIIACGTAFYAGLVGEYLIEQLARIPVECDVASEYRYRDPLVSEHTLAIVVSQSGETIDTLEALREAKKFGARTLGVINAKGSSMTRELDDTLYIHAGPEIGVASTKAYTSMVSAFLLLALWLGRARGTLSAEQGAELLHAARELPRLVEEALAPERVARIQAVAEKYAMARDYLFLGRGVNSPTAFEGALKLKEISYIHAEAYAAGEMKHGPIALIDEHMPVAVIATESRLLEKTISNVQEVRARAGKVILFLSDGDTENARHGDDVIYVPRAHEMVSPVVNAIAMQLLAYFTATALGKDVDKPRNLAKSVTVE